From Alloacidobacterium dinghuense:
CAAACATTTTCCCTTTATACAAGCGAAGTTGCCGTTTTGAGCAAGGAGTTCGATGGACGCTTTAGAGACACTTAAATCGGAATTTAATGACCATGTTTCATTTCGAACGAAACGGCCGGGGATCGTTCAGGTCCTCGCTCCCTTATTTCACGAAGACGGCGACATGATAGATGTCTTCATCGATTTGCCGAGTTCTCCTAACTCCGAAATTCGGATCACCGATCATGGACTTACGCTCATGCGGTTGTCCTATGTGTATGACATAGACACGCCAACAAAGCGCAAAATTTTTAACCGCATCTTGTCAGAAAACGGTGTCAAGGAGGAACACGGGCGACTCTTTATTGAGAGCTCTCCAGAATACATTTACCCTGCGTTTATGCAATTTGCGCAAACAGTCGCAAAAGTCAGCAATATGCAGCTATTCAAGCGCGAAGTGGTGCAGAATCTTTTCTATGAGATGCTCGGCGATTTCGTTACCAGTACTCTCTATCGTTACCATCCACAGAAGGACTGCGTGCCAGATCCAAAAAGAGAGGAGCTTCAGGTGGACTGGAACTTTTCACTCAAGCCCCGCCCTATTTTCCTTTATGGGGTGAAGGATAGCGCCAAATCTAGGTTCGCCGCACTCGCGTGTCG
This genomic window contains:
- a CDS encoding DUF1828 domain-containing protein, whose product is MDALETLKSEFNDHVSFRTKRPGIVQVLAPLFHEDGDMIDVFIDLPSSPNSEIRITDHGLTLMRLSYVYDIDTPTKRKIFNRILSENGVKEEHGRLFIESSPEYIYPAFMQFAQTVAKVSNMQLFKREVVQNLFYEMLGDFVTSTLYRYHPQKDCVPDPKREELQVDWNFSLKPRPIFLYGVKDSAKSRFAALACREFQIVKLPFRSVIVHEDFENGLSKRDQALITNAVDKQFTTLADFQQNAEAYFEREAEGQIVQ